In Synechococcus sp. A18-25c, a single window of DNA contains:
- a CDS encoding alpha/beta hydrolase encodes MNRPDNPQLLRQLGVVPYQQRFPWIGGDLQTLRDTLRPVALPPDRGEPIAIPVPALASGAAAAGALLAFLDRPHPSSDLPSAPPRGLVLLLHGLGGSSRREGLRRLGLTLQANGFAVLRLNLRGADPGRHLAGGTYAARCNSDLLPVIQRARHLCAELVAPARPVPLLGAGVSLGGTMLLNACMASVEERATHGWQSHAPLLDGLFCASSPLDLAACSASIERPRNRVYQRWLLQRLVRQTLADPFGVSAQEQRQLSGEPPRSIRAFDAAITAPRWGFSSVDAYYQGASPLTQLLKDRRTLPPTLLLQALDDPWVPAAAAEQVSAVLEPLMQGGPEPLSVLLTRQGGHNGFHSPGDARNTGCWSDRIAASWLRQLSPMPEC; translated from the coding sequence GTGAATCGTCCAGACAACCCCCAGCTGTTGCGGCAGCTGGGGGTTGTTCCCTATCAACAGCGTTTTCCTTGGATCGGTGGAGACCTTCAGACTCTGCGAGACACGCTCCGCCCGGTCGCGCTTCCACCTGACCGTGGCGAACCCATCGCGATCCCTGTTCCTGCGTTAGCGAGTGGTGCTGCCGCCGCTGGCGCGTTGCTGGCGTTTCTGGATCGCCCGCATCCCAGCTCCGACTTGCCAAGTGCACCGCCCCGAGGGCTAGTGCTGCTGTTGCACGGTCTTGGCGGCTCCAGTCGGCGTGAGGGCCTGAGGCGTCTTGGCCTCACCCTTCAGGCCAATGGCTTTGCCGTGCTCAGGCTGAATCTGCGCGGCGCAGATCCCGGCCGTCATCTTGCCGGTGGTACCTACGCAGCTCGTTGCAACAGTGATCTTCTGCCAGTGATCCAACGTGCGCGCCACTTGTGTGCTGAATTGGTTGCCCCAGCACGGCCAGTGCCCCTGTTGGGTGCCGGGGTGTCCCTGGGGGGCACCATGCTGCTAAACGCCTGCATGGCCAGCGTTGAGGAGAGAGCAACGCATGGTTGGCAAAGCCATGCCCCGCTGTTGGATGGTCTGTTCTGCGCCAGCAGTCCCTTGGATCTTGCCGCCTGCAGCGCCTCGATCGAACGTCCGCGCAATCGCGTGTATCAGCGTTGGCTTCTGCAGCGTCTCGTGCGCCAGACGCTGGCGGACCCCTTCGGCGTCAGTGCCCAGGAGCAGCGGCAACTCAGTGGTGAACCGCCCCGGTCAATCCGTGCCTTTGATGCGGCGATCACAGCACCGCGTTGGGGCTTTTCCAGCGTCGATGCTTACTACCAAGGAGCCTCGCCGCTGACTCAACTGCTCAAGGATCGACGAACGCTTCCCCCCACACTCCTGCTTCAGGCCCTCGACGATCCATGGGTGCCTGCTGCCGCTGCAGAACAAGTGAGCGCCGTGCTCGAGCCTTTGATGCAGGGCGGGCCGGAGCCGCTGTCGGTGCTACTGACCCGTCAGGGTGGCCACAACGGGTTTCATTCGCCTGGCGATGCTCGGAACACCGGCTGCTGGTCAGACCGCATCGCCGCGTCTTGGTTGAGACAGCTCAGTCCGATGCCGGAGTGCTGA
- a CDS encoding NAD(P)(+) transhydrogenase (Re/Si-specific) subunit beta produces MDFLKYAVELVAVLLLALGIKGLSKVRSARSANQLAAVAMGLAVLGLLINSFGTSGISAAAWIWIIIGTAVGGVCGAITAQRVPMTSMPETVALFNGCGGMSSLLVALAAAFYPTQLDAFGLVAVVSIAISVFVGAITFTGSIVAMAKLQGWLSTPGWMQSKARHAVNIALAVASLVAAIKLIADGSGTQALTLLVVASGLLGVGVTLPIGGADMPVVISLLNSYSGVAAAAAGFVVGSQLLIVAGAMVGAAGLILTQVMCNGMNRSLVSVLFGGALGASASSGGGGGEYTNITSCSVEECALTLEAAERVVIVPGYGLAVAQAQHTLREVTRSLEAAGIQVDYAIHPVAGRMPGHMNVLLAEADVPYEQLKEMDVINPEFPATDVVLVLGANDVVNPQAKNDPDSPLYGMPVLDVQQARTVFVVKRGMSAGYSGIKNDLFELVNTSMVFGDAKKVLGDLLGELKELGVGKK; encoded by the coding sequence TTCTCGGGTTGTTGATCAACTCCTTCGGGACGTCTGGCATCAGTGCAGCGGCCTGGATCTGGATCATCATCGGCACGGCCGTTGGTGGTGTTTGTGGTGCCATCACCGCGCAGCGGGTGCCGATGACCTCCATGCCCGAAACGGTGGCCTTGTTTAACGGCTGCGGCGGCATGTCGTCATTGCTGGTGGCTCTCGCTGCTGCTTTTTACCCCACGCAATTGGATGCGTTCGGGCTGGTGGCCGTGGTGTCCATCGCCATCTCTGTGTTCGTGGGTGCGATCACATTCACGGGCTCGATTGTGGCGATGGCCAAGCTCCAGGGCTGGTTGTCCACCCCAGGTTGGATGCAGAGCAAGGCCCGTCATGCGGTGAACATCGCGCTCGCCGTGGCGTCTCTTGTTGCTGCCATCAAGCTGATTGCCGATGGAAGCGGCACCCAGGCGCTGACCCTGCTTGTGGTGGCCTCGGGTCTGTTGGGTGTTGGTGTCACCTTGCCGATCGGCGGCGCTGACATGCCCGTGGTGATTTCGCTCTTGAACAGCTACTCCGGTGTGGCCGCTGCTGCAGCCGGTTTCGTGGTGGGCAGTCAGCTGCTGATCGTGGCGGGCGCCATGGTCGGTGCAGCGGGACTGATCCTCACGCAGGTGATGTGCAACGGCATGAACCGCTCGTTGGTCTCGGTGCTGTTCGGCGGTGCACTCGGCGCCAGTGCGTCCTCCGGTGGCGGTGGTGGTGAATACACCAACATCACCAGCTGCAGTGTTGAGGAGTGTGCGCTCACCCTCGAGGCGGCGGAGCGCGTCGTGATCGTGCCTGGTTACGGCCTCGCAGTGGCCCAGGCTCAGCACACGCTGCGGGAAGTGACTCGTTCGCTTGAAGCGGCTGGTATTCAGGTGGATTACGCCATTCACCCGGTGGCAGGTCGCATGCCAGGTCACATGAACGTGTTGCTTGCAGAAGCTGATGTGCCCTACGAGCAGCTCAAGGAAATGGACGTGATTAACCCGGAGTTCCCGGCCACCGATGTGGTGCTCGTGCTCGGAGCCAACGATGTGGTCAATCCCCAGGCCAAGAACGATCCCGATTCGCCTCTCTACGGCATGCCTGTGCTCGACGTGCAGCAGGCCCGCACGGTGTTTGTGGTGAAGCGGGGCATGAGTGCCGGTTACTCCGGCATCAAGAACGATTTGTTTGAACTGGTGAACACCTCCATGGTGTTTGGTGATGCCAAGAAGGTGCTCGGTGATCTCCTTGGTGAGCTCAAAGAGCTCGGTGTGGGCAAGAAGTGA